The Mycolicibacterium mageritense genome contains a region encoding:
- the mraZ gene encoding division/cell wall cluster transcriptional repressor MraZ: MFLGTYTPKLDDKGRLTLPAKFRDALAGGLMVTKSQDHSLAVYPRDEFEKVARRAADASRSNPDARAFLRNLAAATDEQHPDAQGRITLSADHRRYANLSKECVVIGSVDYLEIWDAQAWQEYQQTHEENFSAATDEALRDII, from the coding sequence ATGTTTCTGGGCACCTACACGCCCAAGCTCGACGACAAGGGGCGGCTGACGCTGCCCGCCAAGTTCCGCGACGCACTGGCAGGAGGGTTGATGGTCACCAAGAGCCAAGATCACAGCCTGGCCGTGTACCCGCGGGACGAGTTCGAGAAGGTCGCCCGTCGCGCCGCCGACGCGTCGCGCAGCAATCCCGATGCCCGGGCATTCCTGCGCAACCTGGCGGCCGCGACCGATGAGCAGCATCCCGACGCACAGGGCCGGATCACCCTGTCGGCCGACCACCGCCGCTACGCGAACCTGTCCAAGGAGTGCGTGGTGATCGGGTCGGTCGACTACCTGGAGATCTGGGACGCACAAGCCTGGCAGGAGTACCAGCAGACGCACGAAGAAAACTTCTCCGCGGCCACCGATGAAGCTCTGCGCGACATCATCTGA
- the murD gene encoding UDP-N-acetylmuramoyl-L-alanine--D-glutamate ligase, whose translation MSLELLTPGAPVLVTGAGITGRAVLAALAPLQVAPTLCDDNADALRSYADAGVTVVDPATAIATIGAYALVVTSPGFPPSAPVLAAAAAAGVPIWGDVELAWRLDAAGRFGPPRRWLVVTGTNGKTTTTSMLHAMLLADGRRSVLCGNIGDPVLAVLDRPAELLAVELSSFQLHWAPSLRPEAGVVLNVAEDHLDWHGSLAAYAADKARVLDGRVAVVGLDDDVAAGLLDTATAAVRVGFRLGEPAAGELGVRAGKLVDRAFGQAVELAETASIPVAGPVGVLDALAAAALARAVGVAPASIAAALASFQVGRHRAELVGSAGGVRFVDDSKATNPHAAQASITAFDRVVWIAGGLLKGASVDDLVRNVANRLAGAVLIGRDRRMVAEALSRHAPDVPVVELVTGEDSGVLETNESIGVHVTRVIDVGDRPVSDAVMTAAIEAARGLASPGDTVLLAPAGASFDQFSGYGQRGDAFAAAVHAAIG comes from the coding sequence GTGTCCCTGGAATTACTGACCCCCGGCGCGCCCGTGCTGGTGACCGGCGCGGGCATCACGGGCCGGGCCGTGCTGGCCGCGCTGGCCCCGTTGCAGGTCGCCCCGACGCTGTGTGACGACAACGCCGACGCGCTGCGGTCCTATGCCGACGCCGGCGTCACGGTCGTCGACCCGGCAACGGCGATCGCCACGATCGGTGCCTACGCGCTCGTGGTGACCAGCCCCGGGTTCCCGCCGAGCGCGCCGGTGCTGGCCGCGGCAGCCGCCGCGGGCGTGCCCATCTGGGGTGACGTCGAGTTGGCATGGCGCCTCGATGCCGCGGGCCGGTTCGGCCCGCCCCGGCGCTGGCTCGTGGTGACGGGCACCAACGGCAAGACGACGACGACGTCGATGCTGCACGCGATGCTGCTGGCCGACGGCAGGCGCAGCGTGTTGTGCGGCAACATCGGTGATCCGGTGCTGGCCGTGCTCGACCGGCCTGCCGAGTTGCTGGCAGTCGAGCTGTCGAGTTTTCAGCTGCATTGGGCGCCGTCGTTGCGGCCCGAGGCCGGCGTGGTGCTCAACGTCGCCGAGGACCACCTGGACTGGCACGGATCGCTCGCGGCGTATGCCGCCGACAAGGCCAGGGTGCTCGACGGCCGGGTCGCGGTGGTCGGCCTGGACGACGACGTGGCCGCAGGCCTGCTCGACACCGCGACCGCCGCCGTGCGCGTGGGTTTCCGTCTCGGCGAGCCCGCAGCTGGTGAGCTCGGTGTGCGTGCCGGCAAGCTCGTCGACCGCGCGTTCGGTCAAGCGGTCGAGTTGGCTGAAACCGCAAGCATCCCGGTGGCGGGCCCGGTCGGCGTGCTCGACGCACTGGCTGCCGCGGCACTGGCCCGCGCGGTCGGGGTGGCGCCCGCGTCGATCGCCGCGGCACTGGCGTCGTTCCAGGTCGGCAGGCACCGGGCCGAGCTGGTCGGGTCTGCTGGCGGGGTGCGCTTCGTCGACGATTCGAAGGCCACCAACCCGCACGCCGCGCAGGCCTCGATCACGGCGTTCGATCGGGTGGTGTGGATCGCCGGAGGATTGCTGAAAGGCGCATCGGTCGACGACCTGGTGCGCAACGTGGCGAATCGCCTGGCCGGCGCCGTGTTGATCGGCCGCGATCGGCGCATGGTTGCCGAGGCGTTATCGCGACACGCCCCGGATGTCCCCGTTGTGGAGCTCGTGACGGGGGAGGATTCTGGGGTGCTTGAGACAAATGAGTCTATTGGTGTGCATGTGACTCGTGTGATTGACGTCGGGGACCGACCGGTTTCCGACGCTGTCATGACGGCTGCGATCGAAGCCGCCCGCGGATTGGCCTCGCCCGGTGACACGGTGTTGCTGGCCCCGGCGGGCGCGTCCTTCGACCAGTTCAGCGGCTACGGCCAGCGGGGCGACGCGTTCGCCGCCGCGGTCCACGCTGCCATCGGGTAG
- a CDS encoding UDP-N-acetylmuramoyl-tripeptide--D-alanyl-D-alanine ligase, producing MIEMTIARIAEIVGGELADITPEAAAATRVTGTVEFDSRAVGPGSLFLALPGARSDGHDFASAAVAAGAVAVLAARPVGVPAIVVRPEPGAADAASGALEHDTDGSGAAVLAALARLAAAVAAELVAGGLTIIGVTGSSGKTSTKDLLAAVLAPLGQVIAPPGSFNNELGHPWTVLRADADTDYLILEMSARHPGNIAALAAIAPPSIAVVLNVGTAHLGEFGSREIIAKTKAELPQAVPSSGVVVLNADDTAVAAMAELTAARVVRVSREPGADVWAGSVTLDALARPRFTLHAGDDEVEVALAVHGDHQVSNALCAAAVALECGASLRQVADALAAAGPVSRHRMQVSTRADGVTVINDAYNANPDSMRAGLKALAWMASDKAEERGGAKRRSWAVLGEMAELGDDAITEHDAIGRFAVRLDVSRLIVVGSGRAMNAMHHGAVMEGSWGAESVMVADADAALAVLRAELQAGDVVLVKASNSVGLGALAEALVAEPADQGGSR from the coding sequence ATGATCGAGATGACCATCGCCAGGATCGCCGAGATCGTGGGCGGCGAACTGGCCGACATCACGCCCGAGGCGGCCGCGGCGACGCGCGTCACCGGCACCGTCGAGTTCGATTCGCGCGCGGTCGGACCCGGCAGCCTGTTCCTCGCGCTCCCGGGCGCCCGTTCGGACGGCCACGATTTCGCCTCCGCCGCGGTGGCGGCCGGCGCGGTCGCCGTGCTCGCGGCCCGGCCCGTCGGAGTGCCCGCCATCGTGGTCCGCCCCGAACCGGGCGCGGCCGACGCGGCGTCGGGAGCCCTCGAACACGACACCGACGGCTCGGGTGCCGCGGTGCTGGCCGCGCTGGCCCGGTTGGCCGCGGCGGTGGCCGCCGAACTGGTCGCGGGTGGTCTGACGATCATCGGTGTGACCGGATCGTCGGGTAAGACCTCGACCAAGGATCTGCTGGCGGCCGTGCTGGCGCCGCTCGGGCAGGTTATCGCGCCACCCGGGTCGTTCAACAACGAGCTGGGCCATCCCTGGACCGTGCTGCGGGCCGACGCCGACACCGACTATCTGATCCTGGAGATGTCGGCGCGTCACCCCGGCAACATCGCCGCGCTCGCGGCGATCGCGCCGCCGTCGATCGCCGTGGTGCTCAACGTCGGTACCGCCCACCTCGGTGAATTCGGCTCCCGTGAGATCATCGCGAAAACGAAAGCCGAACTGCCCCAAGCTGTCCCGTCGAGCGGGGTGGTGGTGCTCAACGCCGATGACACGGCCGTGGCCGCGATGGCCGAGCTGACCGCGGCGCGGGTCGTGCGCGTGTCGCGTGAGCCGGGCGCCGACGTGTGGGCCGGGTCCGTCACGCTCGATGCGTTGGCCAGGCCCCGGTTCACGCTGCATGCCGGCGATGACGAAGTCGAGGTCGCGCTGGCGGTACACGGCGATCACCAGGTGTCCAACGCGCTGTGCGCGGCCGCGGTCGCCCTCGAGTGCGGTGCGAGTCTGCGGCAGGTGGCCGACGCGCTCGCCGCGGCCGGTCCCGTGTCGCGGCACCGAATGCAGGTCAGCACGCGGGCCGACGGCGTGACCGTGATCAACGACGCGTACAACGCCAATCCCGACTCGATGCGCGCGGGACTCAAGGCGCTCGCGTGGATGGCCAGTGACAAGGCCGAGGAGCGCGGCGGGGCGAAGCGGCGCAGCTGGGCTGTGCTCGGCGAGATGGCCGAACTGGGCGACGACGCGATAACCGAGCACGACGCGATCGGCCGGTTCGCGGTGCGCTTAGATGTGTCTCGACTAATCGTCGTCGGATCCGGGAGGGCAATGAACGCCATGCACCACGGCGCCGTCATGGAAGGTTCCTGGGGTGCCGAGTCCGTCATGGTCGCCGATGCCGACGCCGCGTTGGCCGTGTTGCGGGCAGAGCTGCAGGCAGGAGACGTGGTTCTGGTGAAGGCTTCCAATTCCGTCGGGCTCGGCGCGTTGGCCGAGGCACTGGTCGCCGAGCCGGCGGACCAGGGCGGCAGCCGATGA
- the rsmH gene encoding 16S rRNA (cytosine(1402)-N(4))-methyltransferase RsmH, with the protein MKLCATSSELAADPEAACAAWPLPEPALTYFPNARSKDSDRDLVAAAAPTGGGIGVAQDSRDHGHIPVLLDRCVQLLTPALTRRNDDGTGAVLVDATLGAGGHSERFLTELPGLQLIGLDRDPNALATAGARLAPFGDRARLVRTRYDGITAAIAECGQSRIDGVLFDLGVSSMQLDLAERGFSYSVDAPLDMRMDPDARLTAAEILNTYDAKEITRILRDFGEERFAGRIADKIVRRRARQPFTTTGELVELLYEAIPAPARRTGGHPGKRTFQALRVAVNGELDSLRAALPAALAALSEGGRIVVMAYQSLEDRIVKHAFSAATASRTPPGLPMELPGHEPEFVTLTRGAERADEQEIERNPRSAPVRLRALEKVGGRGKS; encoded by the coding sequence ATGAAGCTCTGCGCGACATCATCTGAACTGGCTGCCGACCCGGAGGCTGCCTGTGCAGCGTGGCCTCTGCCCGAACCGGCCCTGACGTACTTCCCCAACGCCAGGTCCAAGGATTCGGACAGGGACCTCGTTGCAGCGGCAGCCCCAACCGGAGGAGGGATTGGTGTGGCTCAAGACAGCCGAGACCACGGACACATTCCGGTCCTGCTGGACCGCTGCGTGCAGTTGCTGACCCCGGCGCTGACCCGCAGGAACGACGACGGAACCGGCGCGGTGCTCGTCGATGCCACGCTGGGTGCGGGCGGGCACTCCGAACGCTTTCTCACCGAACTCCCCGGACTGCAGCTCATCGGCCTGGACCGGGATCCCAACGCGCTGGCCACCGCAGGTGCGCGGCTCGCCCCGTTCGGGGACCGCGCCCGCCTGGTCCGGACGCGGTATGACGGCATCACCGCTGCGATCGCCGAGTGCGGGCAGTCCCGCATCGACGGCGTGCTGTTCGACCTCGGGGTGTCCTCGATGCAACTCGATCTTGCCGAGCGCGGGTTCTCCTACTCCGTCGATGCGCCGCTGGACATGCGGATGGATCCCGACGCACGGCTGACCGCCGCCGAGATCCTCAACACCTATGACGCCAAGGAGATCACGCGTATCCTGCGGGATTTCGGTGAGGAGCGCTTCGCGGGCCGGATCGCCGACAAGATCGTGCGGCGCCGCGCCCGGCAGCCGTTCACCACCACCGGCGAGCTGGTCGAACTGCTCTACGAGGCAATACCGGCCCCCGCGCGCCGGACCGGTGGACACCCGGGCAAGCGCACGTTCCAGGCGCTGCGAGTGGCGGTCAACGGTGAGCTGGACTCGCTGCGTGCGGCACTGCCCGCCGCGCTGGCGGCGCTGTCCGAGGGCGGCCGGATCGTGGTCATGGCCTATCAGTCCCTGGAGGACCGCATAGTCAAGCACGCGTTCAGCGCGGCCACCGCATCACGCACACCACCGGGGCTGCCGATGGAACTGCCCGGTCACGAGCCCGAGTTCGTGACGCTCACGCGCGGGGCCGAACGGGCGGATGAACAAGAGATCGAACGCAATCCGCGAAGCGCACCCGTGCGGTTGCGGGCGCTGGAAAAGGTTGGGGGAAGGGGCAAGTCATGA
- a CDS encoding DUF3040 domain-containing protein, producing the protein MPLSDHEQRMLDQIESALYAEDPKFASSVRGGTLRAPSARRRIQGAVLFVLGLGLLVVGVAVKATMIGGFPVLSVFGFVVMFAGVVFAVTGPRITRGADRSAPQAGSPRQRKQRGGSFTNRMEDRFRRRFDD; encoded by the coding sequence ATGCCACTCTCCGATCATGAGCAGCGCATGCTCGACCAGATCGAGAGCGCGCTCTATGCCGAGGATCCGAAGTTCGCGTCCAGTGTCCGGGGAGGCACTCTACGCGCGCCTTCGGCCCGGCGCAGGATCCAGGGCGCGGTGCTCTTCGTACTGGGCCTGGGGCTTCTGGTTGTAGGTGTCGCGGTGAAGGCCACCATGATCGGTGGCTTCCCGGTCCTGTCGGTGTTCGGCTTCGTGGTGATGTTCGCCGGCGTGGTGTTCGCTGTGACCGGTCCGCGGATCACCCGTGGCGCCGACCGCTCGGCGCCGCAGGCCGGTTCGCCACGCCAGCGCAAACAGCGCGGCGGCTCGTTCACCAATCGGATGGAAGACCGCTTCCGCAGGCGTTTCGACGACTAG
- the mraY gene encoding phospho-N-acetylmuramoyl-pentapeptide-transferase: MKLILIAVGIALTVSILLTPALIRLFTKRGLGHEIREDGPASHAKKRGTPSMGGVAIVAGIWAAYLGTHLVGLALGGEGPSASGLLVLGLATSLGLVGFIDDLIKLRRARNLGLNKTAKTVGQLLAAILFGVLALQFRNGDGLTPGSAELSYVREIATVTLAPWLFVVFCVVIVSAWSNAVNFTDGLDGLAAGAMAMVCAAYVLITFWQYRNACATAPGLGCYNVRDPLDLALIAAATAGACIGFLWWNAAPAKIFMGDTGSLALGGVIAGLSVTSRTEILAVVLGALFVAEVTSVVVQILAFRTTGRRVFRMAPFHHHFELVGWAETTVIIRFWLLTAIACGLGVALFYSEWLTAVGA; the protein is encoded by the coding sequence ATGAAGCTGATCCTCATCGCCGTCGGCATCGCGCTGACCGTGTCGATCCTGTTGACCCCCGCGCTGATCCGGCTCTTCACCAAGCGCGGGCTCGGCCACGAGATCCGTGAAGACGGCCCGGCGAGCCACGCCAAGAAGCGGGGCACGCCGTCGATGGGCGGCGTGGCGATCGTGGCCGGCATCTGGGCGGCCTACCTCGGCACGCACCTGGTCGGTCTGGCGCTGGGCGGCGAAGGCCCGTCGGCGTCCGGTCTGCTGGTTTTGGGCCTGGCCACGTCACTGGGCTTGGTGGGCTTCATCGACGACCTCATCAAACTGCGGCGCGCGCGCAACCTGGGCCTGAACAAGACCGCCAAGACAGTCGGCCAGCTCCTTGCGGCGATCCTGTTCGGCGTGCTCGCGCTGCAGTTCCGCAACGGTGACGGGCTGACCCCGGGCAGCGCCGAGCTGTCCTATGTGCGCGAGATCGCCACGGTGACGCTCGCACCGTGGCTGTTCGTGGTGTTCTGCGTGGTGATCGTCAGCGCGTGGTCCAACGCGGTGAACTTCACCGACGGCCTCGACGGCCTGGCCGCGGGTGCGATGGCCATGGTGTGCGCCGCGTACGTACTGATCACGTTCTGGCAGTACCGCAACGCGTGCGCGACCGCGCCGGGCCTCGGCTGCTACAACGTGCGCGACCCGCTGGACCTCGCGTTGATCGCGGCGGCGACGGCAGGCGCGTGCATCGGGTTCCTGTGGTGGAACGCCGCGCCCGCCAAGATCTTCATGGGGGACACCGGTTCGCTCGCGCTGGGCGGCGTCATCGCGGGCCTTTCGGTGACCAGCCGCACCGAGATCCTCGCGGTCGTGCTCGGCGCGCTATTCGTGGCCGAGGTGACCTCGGTCGTCGTGCAGATCCTGGCGTTCCGCACGACGGGCCGCCGCGTGTTCCGCATGGCGCCCTTCCATCACCATTTCGAACTGGTCGGCTGGGCCGAGACCACGGTCATCATCCGGTTCTGGCTGCTGACGGCCATCGCGTGTGGCCTGGGCGTGGCGTTGTTCTACAGCGAGTGGCTCACGGCCGTCGGTGCCTGA
- a CDS encoding peptidoglycan D,D-transpeptidase FtsI family protein produces the protein MSRADGRRPRGAQQPPVKKDGQGRSARIRRTRVAATETGLRSASFVFRHRAGNFVIFAVLLIAAAQLFNLQVPRAEGLRAEAASQLKVTDVQQALRGSIVDRNSDKLAFTIEARALTFQPVRIRQQLADAKAKSSKAPDPDRRLSEIATGVAERLDNKPDAKTILKKLRSGETFVYLARAVDPAVAQAITDKFPEVGTERQDLRQYPGGSLAANIVGGIDWDGHGLLGLEDSLDSVLAGADGSVTYDRGSDGVVIPGSYRNRHDAVNGSSVMLTIDDDIQYYVQQQVQMAKDASGAKNVSAVVLDAKTGEVLAMSNDNTFDPSQDIGRQENRQMGNLPVSSPFEPGSVNKIITAATAIELGLTNPDEVLQVPGSIDMGGVTVRDAWNHGVMPYTTTGVFGKSSNVGTLMLAQRIGPERFYDMVRRFGLGQRTNVGLPGESSGLVPPIDQWSGSSFANLPIGQGLSMTLLQMAAMYQTIANDGVRIPPRIIKATIAADGTRTDEPRPEGVRVVTPETARTVRGMLRAVVQRDPMGVQQGTGPQAAVEGYQIAGKTGTAQQINPACGCYYDDVYWITFAGMAPSDDPRYVVGIMMDAPHRAADGSPGSSAAPLFHNIASWLLQRESVPLSADPGPRLTLQAT, from the coding sequence ATGAGTCGGGCAGACGGACGTCGGCCCCGCGGCGCGCAGCAGCCACCCGTGAAGAAGGACGGGCAGGGGAGATCCGCCCGCATCCGGCGCACCCGGGTCGCCGCAACCGAAACCGGCTTGCGCAGCGCCTCGTTCGTGTTCCGGCACCGCGCGGGCAACTTCGTCATCTTCGCGGTGCTGCTGATCGCCGCCGCGCAGTTGTTCAACCTGCAGGTGCCGCGTGCCGAAGGGCTGCGCGCCGAGGCGGCCAGCCAGCTCAAGGTCACCGACGTGCAGCAGGCGTTGCGCGGCAGCATCGTCGACCGCAACAGCGACAAGCTCGCCTTCACGATCGAAGCCAGGGCGCTGACCTTCCAGCCGGTGCGGATCCGCCAGCAGCTCGCCGACGCCAAGGCCAAGTCGTCGAAGGCGCCTGATCCTGACCGCAGGCTCTCCGAGATCGCGACGGGAGTCGCGGAACGGCTCGACAACAAACCCGATGCCAAGACCATCCTGAAGAAGCTGCGCAGCGGCGAGACGTTCGTGTACCTCGCGCGTGCGGTGGATCCGGCTGTGGCGCAGGCGATCACCGACAAGTTCCCGGAGGTCGGCACGGAGCGCCAAGACCTGCGCCAGTACCCGGGTGGGTCGCTCGCGGCCAACATCGTCGGCGGAATCGATTGGGACGGGCACGGCCTGCTTGGGCTGGAGGATTCGCTCGACTCGGTGCTCGCGGGCGCCGACGGGTCGGTCACCTACGACCGGGGCTCGGACGGCGTGGTGATTCCCGGCAGTTATCGCAACCGTCACGATGCCGTCAACGGATCGTCGGTGATGCTCACGATCGACGACGACATCCAGTACTACGTGCAGCAGCAGGTTCAGATGGCCAAGGACGCCTCGGGCGCCAAGAATGTCTCGGCTGTCGTGCTCGACGCGAAAACCGGTGAGGTGCTGGCGATGTCGAACGACAACACGTTCGATCCGAGCCAGGACATCGGACGTCAGGAGAACCGGCAGATGGGCAATCTGCCGGTGTCCTCACCGTTCGAACCGGGTTCGGTCAACAAGATCATCACCGCGGCGACGGCCATCGAACTCGGCCTGACCAATCCCGACGAGGTGCTGCAGGTGCCGGGCTCGATCGACATGGGTGGGGTCACGGTTCGCGACGCCTGGAATCACGGCGTCATGCCGTACACCACCACCGGGGTTTTCGGAAAGTCCTCCAACGTCGGCACGCTGATGCTGGCCCAGCGGATCGGCCCGGAACGCTTCTACGACATGGTGCGCCGGTTCGGGCTGGGCCAACGCACCAATGTCGGCCTGCCCGGCGAGAGTTCCGGTCTGGTGCCGCCGATCGACCAGTGGTCGGGCAGCTCGTTCGCCAACCTGCCCATCGGACAGGGTCTTTCGATGACTCTGCTGCAGATGGCCGCGATGTATCAGACCATCGCCAATGACGGGGTCCGCATCCCGCCGCGGATCATCAAGGCCACGATCGCGGCGGACGGCACCCGCACCGACGAGCCTCGTCCCGAGGGCGTGCGCGTCGTGACCCCGGAGACCGCACGTACGGTGCGCGGCATGCTGCGCGCGGTGGTGCAGCGTGACCCGATGGGCGTACAGCAGGGCACCGGCCCGCAGGCCGCGGTGGAGGGCTACCAGATCGCGGGCAAGACCGGAACCGCGCAGCAGATCAACCCCGCGTGCGGCTGCTACTACGACGACGTCTACTGGATCACGTTCGCCGGGATGGCGCCGTCGGACGACCCGCGCTACGTCGTCGGGATCATGATGGACGCGCCGCACCGCGCCGCGGACGGCTCGCCCGGATCGTCGGCTGCGCCGCTGTTCCACAACATCGCGTCCTGGCTGCTGCAACGCGAGAGTGTGCCGCTGTCGGCCGATCCCGGCCCGCGACTGACTCTGCAGGCGACCTGA
- a CDS encoding UDP-N-acetylmuramoyl-L-alanyl-D-glutamate--2,6-diaminopimelate ligase: MKLRPSHPAGEFLAALAEQIEAVPVGQASLPQVRVTGVTLRGQDAGPGDLFAALPGASAHGVRYAPDAVSGGAVAVLTDPAGAAELAGRSEVPVLVHPEPRRVLGRAAAAVYGHPSDKLRVIGVTGTSGKTTTTYLVEAGLRAAGRVAGLIGTVGIRIDGRDLPSALTTPEAPDLQALLAVMVERGVDTVVMEVSSHALVQGRVDGLRFAVGGFTNLSRDHLDFHPTMQDYFEAKAKLFDPRSPNHAAAAVVCVDDEAGAAMATRAAAAVTVSATDRVADWRVQNVTVTDPGAQEFVLADPAGVHHDLRIGLPGGYNVANAALAVALLDAVDVSPEQAAPGLRTATVPGRLEAVDRGQPFLALVDYAHKPGALQAVLETLKASAATGENPGRRIAVVFGAGGNRDAGKREPMGQVAAELADLVVVTDDNPRDEEPATIRAAILAGAKSVDAGAQVVEIGDRRAAIDHAVAWAGPDDIVLVAGKGHESGQTSRGHTRPFDDRVELAAALDALTQAPHSGETPA, encoded by the coding sequence ATGAAGCTGCGTCCGTCCCACCCCGCAGGCGAATTCCTCGCCGCGCTCGCCGAACAGATCGAGGCCGTACCCGTCGGGCAGGCCTCGTTGCCGCAGGTCCGCGTGACCGGTGTGACACTGCGCGGTCAGGATGCCGGGCCAGGCGACTTGTTCGCGGCGCTACCCGGTGCGTCGGCACACGGCGTGCGGTACGCACCGGACGCGGTGTCGGGCGGCGCGGTCGCGGTGCTCACCGACCCGGCCGGCGCCGCTGAACTGGCCGGGCGCAGCGAGGTTCCGGTGCTCGTACACCCGGAGCCGCGGCGTGTGCTGGGCCGGGCCGCTGCCGCGGTGTACGGCCATCCGTCCGACAAGCTGCGTGTCATCGGCGTCACCGGAACGTCGGGCAAGACCACCACGACCTATCTGGTGGAGGCCGGGCTGCGGGCCGCGGGGCGCGTGGCCGGGCTGATCGGCACCGTCGGCATCCGCATCGACGGCCGTGACCTGCCGAGCGCGCTGACCACCCCCGAGGCGCCGGATCTGCAGGCGCTGCTGGCCGTGATGGTCGAACGCGGCGTGGACACCGTGGTCATGGAGGTGTCGAGCCACGCGCTCGTGCAGGGCCGGGTCGACGGCTTGCGGTTCGCGGTCGGCGGATTCACCAATCTGTCCCGCGACCACCTCGACTTCCATCCGACCATGCAGGACTACTTCGAAGCCAAGGCCAAGCTGTTCGACCCGCGCTCGCCCAATCACGCGGCCGCCGCGGTGGTCTGCGTCGACGACGAGGCGGGCGCCGCGATGGCGACACGCGCCGCGGCCGCGGTCACGGTCAGTGCCACGGACCGGGTCGCGGACTGGCGCGTGCAGAACGTCACCGTCACCGATCCGGGTGCGCAGGAGTTCGTCCTGGCCGATCCGGCCGGTGTGCACCACGACCTCCGGATCGGGTTGCCGGGCGGCTACAACGTGGCCAATGCGGCCCTCGCGGTGGCGCTGCTGGACGCGGTGGACGTATCGCCCGAGCAGGCCGCCCCCGGGCTGCGCACCGCGACGGTGCCGGGCCGGTTGGAAGCCGTCGACCGCGGCCAGCCGTTCCTCGCGCTCGTCGACTACGCGCACAAACCCGGGGCACTGCAGGCAGTGTTGGAGACGCTCAAGGCGAGCGCAGCGACCGGGGAAAATCCCGGGCGCCGCATCGCGGTGGTGTTCGGCGCCGGCGGCAACCGGGACGCCGGCAAACGCGAGCCGATGGGGCAGGTCGCCGCCGAGCTGGCCGACCTCGTCGTGGTGACTGACGACAACCCGCGCGACGAGGAGCCCGCGACCATCCGGGCGGCGATCCTGGCCGGGGCCAAGAGCGTCGACGCCGGTGCGCAGGTGGTGGAGATCGGCGACCGGAGGGCCGCGATCGACCACGCGGTGGCATGGGCCGGTCCGGACGACATCGTGCTCGTCGCGGGCAAGGGGCACGAGAGCGGACAGACCAGCCGCGGCCACACCAGGCCGTTCGACGATCGCGTCGAGCTCGCCGCGGCGCTGGACGCGCTGACGCAGGCACCGCACTCAGGGGAGACGCCCGCATGA
- a CDS encoding GNAT family N-acetyltransferase, whose product MATYLIDLSPDDMQRRLPEALKVYVDAMRYPRGTEEQRASLWLEHTRRAGWKAVAAVDFAGQPSDADDRQAPAPTAEDLLSAPLLGIAYGYAGAPDQWWQQQVVAGLHRVGTAPGRITELMSSYFELTELHIEPRAQGHGLGEALTRRLLAGCNQSHVLLSTPEINGEANRAWRLYRRLGFTDVIRGYYFAGDPRAFAILGRTLPL is encoded by the coding sequence TTGGCGACGTATCTGATCGATCTGTCGCCGGACGACATGCAGCGCCGGCTCCCCGAGGCGCTGAAGGTCTATGTCGACGCCATGCGGTACCCCCGCGGCACCGAAGAACAGCGCGCCTCGCTGTGGCTCGAACACACGCGCCGCGCCGGCTGGAAAGCCGTCGCCGCGGTTGATTTCGCAGGTCAGCCCAGCGATGCCGACGATCGGCAGGCCCCCGCGCCCACCGCGGAAGACCTGCTCTCCGCGCCCCTGCTCGGCATCGCCTACGGCTACGCCGGCGCACCCGACCAGTGGTGGCAGCAACAAGTCGTGGCGGGCCTGCACCGGGTCGGTACGGCCCCGGGACGCATCACCGAGCTGATGTCCAGCTACTTCGAACTGACCGAGCTGCACATCGAACCACGTGCGCAAGGTCACGGTCTCGGCGAGGCGCTGACGCGGCGGCTGCTGGCCGGATGCAATCAATCTCACGTTCTGCTGTCGACGCCGGAGATCAACGGCGAGGCCAACCGGGCCTGGCGGCTGTACCGGCGGCTCGGGTTCACCGACGTCATCCGCGGCTACTACTTCGCCGGAGACCCGCGGGCGTTCGCCATTCTCGGTCGCACGCTTCCGCTCTAG